The nucleotide window CAAAGAAATCCAATCTAAAAAGGATGCTTCTTTAGAAATTGGCATTTGTTTCCAATAAATGAGACCCAAAGCAATTACCACAGCAAGATTTATTACATAACCAAAAGCTATTTTTCTTTCAAATGAAATCTTCATGTGTCTGTTAAATTACATCTACTTCCTTTTTTTATGCATCAATTAAAGTTATGTTTTCTTAAGTTCAGAAGAAATGATTTTTGTCATTCTAATACCTGGTTATCAAGCATAAAGCTTTACGTTAATAAACCAGCTTAGATTCTAGTAGAATGTATTCAGTTAAATTGGTGCGGTCTAATGCCCCGACAAGTACCCCGTTATTAACCACCGGGAAAAATGACTGTTTTGATTGGGTAATCAACGGGTAAACTTTGCTTAAATCATCTGTCGATTTGATAATTTTAAACGATTTGGACATTACATCCTTTACAAGCAAATTTTTATTGGAGTTATTAATTATGTCTTTATGGAATAAAATCCCTTGGATTTCCTTGTTTTTTGCAACAATAAAATTTGTCTCTGTGCCTGAGATAATTTTGTCAACCACCACTTCCAGAGAATCTTCAGGTTCAAAAACAGTTATATTGAGCAACATAGCCTCTTCTACACTATGGCCTTTAATAATAGATTGTTGAAGTACCATTTGATTTTCTCCGAAAGCCCCAACGAAAATAAATAGGGCAATAAATATCAATAATGGATTGTCCATTAATCCTATTAACAACAAAACGATAGCAATAAATTGGCCAATACTTGCAGCAATTTGGGTGGCTTTTACCCTTCCAATTTGCATAGCCAATAAGGCCCTAAGGATGCGACCACCATCCATAGGAAAGGCTGGTATCATATTAAAAACAACCAACCCAACATTTACAATAAACAAGAAGAACAGAAAGTTTTGAAAGCTAAAATCGTTTAAGGTTTCTATAGTTTCTTGAAACCGCAAATTGAACATATCTCCAATTGGGATTATAAAAAATAAAATTAACGCAATTACAATATTTACAAATGGTCCGGCCAATACCACCAACATTTCCTGTTTTGGCGATTCTGGAACTCTCTCAAAACTGGCCATGCCGCCAATTGGAAGCAAAAGAATCTTTTTCGTTTTAATACCAAAACGCTTAGCTGTAAATGCATGCCCTAATTCGTGGAAGACGACACATGCAAATACAGCTAAGACAAAAGCAATGTTAAACAGGACACTAGTTGTTGAACTACCACTCAATAATTCACTCAATGCAACCCAAATCAACAACAAATAAAACGTCCAATGTACAATGATTTTTACACCAAATAAGTTACCTAAATGGATGTTTGCTTTCATTTTACCTACATTGCTACTGAATCTTTTTGATGGTCCAATGATCTTTATCAACCATGACAGCAGAAAGATTTTCTGAGATTAATTTTGAAGTTATCTTTGGTGGTAATCTTAAATACTTTTTATCGAGAACAACATTAACACCTTTATCGTCCAAATAACTTTTAATGTTTCCATCAGTGTCTATTACCACTTCAAAATATCTATAGTTGACAACATTTTTCCCTAAAACATCATTTTGACCCAGTTTCTCTTTTAATAAATAAATTGCAACCGCAAGTTGGTTGTTAAAATTGGAAGCATTTAAAAACTGTGGTTCAATAACAACCTTTCCCGTTGGGTCTATGTAGCCAAAATAACTAATCCCGTCAATTTTCTTCTCGATTAAACACCTGCCATCCATAAAGACTGGGTATAAACCATCATCGCATTTAGTAAGGACTAAATCATTTCTAAAATCCATTACCTTTTTACCATCTGAGTTAATAAAAGACCATTGGTCGCCTTTTTTAATTGCTGCATAGCCATCATTTAAACTAGACACAAAGTCAAAAACTTGATTGCTTTGGGCAAAACTTAAAATTGGAAGAATAAGGAATCCAACTAATATTATTATTAAATTTTTCATGACATTAATAGTTTAGGGTTAATAATTATATCATTCCTAAATAGATTTAATAAACCTATTAAACCAGTAACTTTTGCTGTTTTTCCTTAAGGATTCCTTTGATTAAATTGAAAAATTTCATTTTTAGCTGTTGATATTTCCTTAAGAATTCAGCAACAGTGATAATTAATTTGAGATGTTCTTTTCTGTAAGCCTCTTCTTCTAATGGCTGTTCTATATCGTCCACAATAATTTCAAGTTTATTGGTATGAGACTGTACCGAAGCTAGTAGTTTCTTTGTCTCCTTTTTTATTGAACGGAGTTGTTTAATTATTTTCTCGCTCGCCATTATATGCGAAGAATTAATAAGATCGAATTGATAAGATTTAATGAGTTTTTCAAAAAAGTTTTGTTCATTTTTAATGAATCTCAAATCAGATAACCATTCCAGTGATTTTGTATGCATTTCCTCTGCATTTAACCACTCTAAATAACCAGTATTTGATTTAGTTGTTTTCATAATTAAAAGATTTTAAACCCATAGGGCGGAACCAACACCGCCCTATGGAACGTTAATCTGTCATGAAATCTCGATGGTTTTTTCGCGATGCTCTTTCGCCTTTTCTTCTTTTTGTAGACTTAATTTTAAAATACCGTTTTTATAAGTTGCCTTTACATCCTTTTCGGCGTTTACGGTATTAGGTAATTTTAAGGATCTTTTAAATGAATTGTAGTTAAATTCTTTAATGGTATAATCTGAGTCTTTTTCTTCTTTTTTCTCCTCTTTTTTACCATAAACATTTAATACATCGCCTTCTACTGTAACCTTAAAATCTTCCTTAGAAAATCCTGGTGCAGCAAATTCCACTTCAAAATCTTTTTCATGTTCAATAACATTTAAAGCTGGCATTAAACCATCTTCCTCATAGAAATCCGTATTGAAAAAATCAGGATCCAGAAGGTTATTGAAATCACTGTTTCTCCATAAAGGAAACAGCCTTCTTCTGTTGTTAGTTTTAATTAGTGACATTGCTTAAAATTTTAAATTAAACTTTGCATTCTCACCAATTTAGGACTAGAAAAGGGATTTTAAAATGATATATATCAAGAAGCCAAAAAAATGGAATTTCCGATAAAATCAAATCCAAATATTTTGAATGAAAGGGATCGGCAACACAGTTAATTTTAAATTCTCAATGTTACCACATCGCCCAATTTAGGCACAGATGAATTCCAGTTATTGACTTGTTTTAACTTAACCCTCAGGGCATCTGAAGAACATGGCTCTCCATGAATTAGAAAGACATTTTCTGGAATATTTTTTATGTCACTCATCCAGTCCAACAAATCGTTCTGATCTGCATGAGCTGACAAACTTTCTATATGTCTAATTGTAGCTTTTACAGGGTAATATTTACCAAAAAACCTTATTTCATTTGCCCCGTCTTGAAGCTGCCTTCCCCTTGTGCCTTCAGCTTGGAATCCAACCAATAACACTGTGCTTGTAGGTTCATCTATAAACTGTTGTAAATAAGTGAGTACGCGCCCCCCCGTTACCATACCGCTACCTGCAATTACTATTTTAGGTCTTTTGTCATCAATCTCTTCCCAAGTTTCTCTATATGATTCCACAATTTTAACGTGCTTACACA belongs to Aegicerativicinus sediminis and includes:
- a CDS encoding Hsp20/alpha crystallin family protein; amino-acid sequence: MSLIKTNNRRRLFPLWRNSDFNNLLDPDFFNTDFYEEDGLMPALNVIEHEKDFEVEFAAPGFSKEDFKVTVEGDVLNVYGKKEEKKEEKDSDYTIKEFNYNSFKRSLKLPNTVNAEKDVKATYKNGILKLSLQKEEKAKEHREKTIEIS
- a CDS encoding site-2 protease family protein, encoding MKANIHLGNLFGVKIIVHWTFYLLLIWVALSELLSGSSTTSVLFNIAFVLAVFACVVFHELGHAFTAKRFGIKTKKILLLPIGGMASFERVPESPKQEMLVVLAGPFVNIVIALILFFIIPIGDMFNLRFQETIETLNDFSFQNFLFFLFIVNVGLVVFNMIPAFPMDGGRILRALLAMQIGRVKATQIAASIGQFIAIVLLLIGLMDNPLLIFIALFIFVGAFGENQMVLQQSIIKGHSVEEAMLLNITVFEPEDSLEVVVDKIISGTETNFIVAKNKEIQGILFHKDIINNSNKNLLVKDVMSKSFKIIKSTDDLSKVYPLITQSKQSFFPVVNNGVLVGALDRTNLTEYILLESKLVY
- a CDS encoding WG repeat-containing protein — protein: MKNLIIILVGFLILPILSFAQSNQVFDFVSSLNDGYAAIKKGDQWSFINSDGKKVMDFRNDLVLTKCDDGLYPVFMDGRCLIEKKIDGISYFGYIDPTGKVVIEPQFLNASNFNNQLAVAIYLLKEKLGQNDVLGKNVVNYRYFEVVIDTDGNIKSYLDDKGVNVVLDKKYLRLPPKITSKLISENLSAVMVDKDHWTIKKIQ